Proteins from one Anastrepha obliqua isolate idAnaObli1 chromosome 2, idAnaObli1_1.0, whole genome shotgun sequence genomic window:
- the LOC129237292 gene encoding glycine, alanine and asparagine-rich protein-like — MKVCLVLAVCVLATLAPPTDALLGAKLALLGLAGNLGGGGNSGSGGGGGGGYGSGRYNGGFYGQQNGPIYSNGYGRQSYGGGYNYGIGASGGYGGGYSSGGYGSSGYSTGGYSGSNEGGQVVRVIKVIVPNQDADVSSNYATGYSSGYSSGGWIPIPAPVPVQRTSSYVTTQSVAPAPIQTTYVSSATAPQPIQYSAQIGQESAARAYQYSNAAPQPIPIQVQAAPAPVPVQTTYVAAPAPQPIQYSTQIGQSGAAQTYQYRESPQPQPIPPLGPAPAQQVKTIKLIVDEENSSQGGFNGAPAQTYGPPSPSGGAWDSSSSATGGWNSGYKRGGIWEKLGC, encoded by the exons ATGAAAGTGTGTTTGGTTCTTGCTGTGTGCGTCCTGGCCACGCTTGCGCCACCCACCGATGCTCTCTTAGGCGCCAAATTGGCGCTGTTGGGCTTAGCTGGAAATCTGGGTGGAGGTGGTAACAGCGGTAGCGGCGGTGGCGGTGGGGGCGGTTATGGTAGCGGCAGATACAATGGCGGCTTTTACGGCCAACAAAATGGGCCCATCTACAGCAATGGCTATGGACGTCAGTCGTATGGCGGTGGTTACAATTATGGCATTGGAGCGAGTGGCGGCTATGGTGGTGGCTATAGCAGTGGTGGGTATGGCAGCAGTGGTTACAGCACAGGTGGTTACAGTGGCAGCAATGAGGGTGGACAAGTCGTAAGGGTTATCAAAGTGATTGTACCCAATCAGGATGCTGATGTTTCATCAAATTACGCAACTGGTTACTCAAGTGGCTACTCCAGTGGTGGATGGATACCAATACCCGCACCTGTTCCCGTGCAACGCACCTCTTCTTATGTGACCACACAGTCGGTGGCGCCAGCGCCTATCCAAACCACTTACGTTTCATCAGCTACGGCACCACAACCCATTCAGTATTCGGCTCAAATTGGACAAGAAAGCGCCGCACGAGCTTATCAATATAGCAATGCGGCACCTCAACCCATCCCAATTCAGGTGCAA GCCGCGCCAGCGCCTGTGCCCGTTCAAACCACATACGTTGCAGCTCCAGCACCGCAGCCTATTCAGTATTCAACTCAAATTGGACAATCAGGCGCAGCGCAAACTTACCAGTACAGAGAGTCCCCGCAACCACAACCTATTCCACCACTCGGCCCTGCGCCTGCACAACAGGTGAAAACTATTAAGTTGATCGTAGATGAAGAGAATTCGAGCCAAGGAGGATTTAATGGTGCTCCTGCTCAAACCTATGGTCCCCCATCTCCAAGTGGTGGCGCTTGGGACAGCAGCAGCAGTGCGACGGGTGGCTGGAATAGCGGTTATAAGAGAGGTGGCATTTGGGAGAAACTTGGCTGCTAA
- the LOC129238116 gene encoding uncharacterized protein LOC129238116: protein MLFQPIFKNLRFLILLLLAATELQASTLRDEGMEASEVRTKRGHSTSGGAPNDYGPAIKITSSILQLTKATEGGTAIGDIGLEHHETTLEQPWPVSAAGAHLPAAHTVWLELPGRQQDFHLIAVPDVSNDHTQLSHEGAGAAGGATSSSDDATSSLSKGLHTQIVSSGKVVTRVSDNLDFGEAAEGRAKSSSRTSYGR from the exons ATGCTGTTTCAGCCAATATTTAAGAATTTACGCTTTTTGATTTTACTTCTTCTAGCCGCCACTGAGCTGCAGGCAAGCACTTTACGAGACGAGGGTATGGAGGCGAGCGAAGTGCGGACAAAACGTGGACACAGCACAAGTGGCGGTGCACCAAATG ACTACGGTCCAGCTATAAAAATCACCTCGAGCATCTTGCAACTGACCAAGGCAACGGAGGGTGGCACGGCTATTGGTGATATTGGTTTGGAGCATCATGAGACCACACTTGAACAGCCTTGGCCGGTCTCTGCTGCCGGTGCTCACTTGCCAGCCGCGCACACCGTTTGGTTGGAGTTGCCAGGAAGACAACAGGATTTCCACTTGATTGCCGTGCCGGATGTAAGCAATGATCATACGCAATTGTCCCACGAAGGTGCTGGCGCCGCTGGTGGTGCAACCAGTTCTTCAGATGATGCTACCTCTTCGCTATCCAAAGGATTGCATACACAGATAGTGAGCAGCGGTAAAGTCGTAACGCGCGTCAGCGATAATCTTGATTTTGGCGAAGCGGCGGAGGGGAGAGCAAAGAGCAGCTCTCGAACTTCTTATGGCAGATAA
- the LOC129237638 gene encoding uncharacterized protein LOC129237638 has product MSLLLAKIFGCAFILAISCATFIGALHVPYDNHLEVQGVQSAIYNAGPLGNHAGLLSAAKAVSELQLPKLADDVEAHDFSSADGGGESVGVAGDHLEVKHFPADYGEDHGATAEEYEEADGAATQHIEEIAHPDFGGHEYLEKLDFHGDYHDDYHRQPVVGIDHGKGAFSYSTLYEHKHEQPKEFY; this is encoded by the coding sequence ATGTCTTTGCTACTCGCCAAAATATTCGGTTGTGCATTTATATTGGCAATCAGTTGTGCGACGTTCATTGGTGCCTTACATGTGCCCTATGATAACCATTTGGAAGTTCAAGGTGTGCAGTCGGCCATCTACAATGCTGGACCTTTAGGGAATCACGCTGGCCTACTGAGTGCAGCCAAGGCCGTGAGCGAGCTGCAGTTGCCCAAATTGGCCGATGATGTGGAGGCGCATGATTTTAGTAGCGCTGATGGTGGGGGAGAATCAGTTGGCGTGGCGGGCGATCACTTGGAGGTGAAACATTTCCCCGCCGATTATGGTGAGGATCATGGTGCTACAGCTGAAGAGTACGAAGAAGCTGACGGTGCGGCCACACAGCATATCGAAGAGATTGCACATCCCGACTTTGGTGGGCATGAATATTTAGAGAAATTGGATTTCCACGGTGACTACCACGACGACTACCACAGGCAACCTGTGGTGGGCATTGATCATGGCAAAGGCGCCTTCAGCTACAGCACTTTGTATGAACACAAGCACGAACAGCCAAAGGAGTTTTATTAG